One window of Dyadobacter sandarakinus genomic DNA carries:
- a CDS encoding DUF819 family protein, which produces MITNDATLLGVLMIILALIFYTASLSSWKKFYTIIPPLLLCYFIPGLLNSAGVINGAASQLYPVVSKYFLPACLVFFTIGMDWKSLARLGPKALIAMLAGTAGIMIGGPLALWLVGKLSPATVAGEGADALWRGLATIAGSWIGGGANQTALREVFHPSDRLFSQMVAVDVLIAEVWMAILIYGAGISARIDHWLGVAHNPIGDVKDKLDAAQKANEHIPALRDYIYLAAVGFGATGISHAAAGIIVPYLSQNYPALEKYSLTSAFFWVISIATLIGIVLSVSPLRKLEYAGASKLGSLFLYVLIATIGMQMDLKAVGDNPGLFAIGLIWISIHALIIFLVCKWLKIPFFFLAVGSQANVGGSASASVVAAAFHPALAPVGVLLAILGYAIGTYGGYITALMMQWVSNG; this is translated from the coding sequence ATGATAACCAACGATGCTACCCTCCTTGGGGTACTGATGATCATTCTCGCCCTTATTTTTTACACAGCATCTCTTTCTTCCTGGAAAAAGTTTTACACCATTATCCCGCCTCTCCTGCTCTGCTACTTCATACCAGGCCTGCTCAACTCAGCAGGCGTGATCAATGGAGCTGCCTCCCAGTTGTACCCGGTGGTTTCCAAATATTTTCTTCCGGCCTGCCTCGTATTTTTTACAATCGGGATGGACTGGAAATCACTGGCCCGCCTCGGCCCGAAGGCACTGATCGCCATGCTGGCGGGTACTGCGGGCATTATGATCGGGGGACCGCTGGCATTATGGCTTGTGGGTAAGCTCAGCCCGGCTACGGTAGCGGGCGAAGGTGCTGATGCATTGTGGCGTGGCCTCGCCACCATTGCAGGCAGCTGGATCGGTGGCGGTGCCAATCAGACAGCCCTCCGCGAGGTATTCCACCCTAGCGACCGGCTGTTTTCACAAATGGTAGCGGTAGATGTGCTGATTGCCGAAGTGTGGATGGCGATACTGATCTACGGTGCGGGTATTTCGGCGCGCATTGATCACTGGCTGGGCGTTGCGCACAATCCTATCGGGGATGTCAAGGACAAGCTTGATGCCGCCCAGAAAGCAAATGAACATATTCCTGCATTGCGCGACTACATTTACCTGGCAGCAGTAGGATTCGGCGCTACGGGTATTTCGCATGCTGCTGCCGGGATCATTGTTCCGTATTTATCACAAAATTACCCCGCACTCGAAAAGTACAGCCTCACCTCGGCATTCTTCTGGGTCATCTCCATTGCAACCCTGATCGGCATTGTACTTTCAGTGTCACCGCTCAGAAAACTCGAATACGCCGGAGCATCAAAGCTGGGCTCGCTGTTCCTGTATGTACTAATCGCCACCATCGGTATGCAGATGGACCTTAAAGCGGTGGGCGACAATCCGGGCCTTTTCGCAATCGGCCTGATCTGGATCAGCATTCATGCCCTGATTATCTTTCTGGTGTGCAAATGGCTGAAAATTCCTTTTTTCTTTTTGGCAGTCGGCAGCCAGGCCAATGTAGGCGGCTCGGCTTCGGCCTCGGTTGTAGCTGCTGCATTCCACCCTGCCCTGGCTCCGGTAGGCGTACTGCTGGCCATCCTGGGTTATGCAATCGGCACTTATGGGGGATATATCACTGCATTGATGATGCAGTGGGTGAGTAACGGCTGA
- a CDS encoding (2Fe-2S)-binding protein produces MALYNLTVNNKKVRVDVEPDMPLLWVIRDFADLKGTKFGCGMALCGACTIHLNGQPVRSCQLPVSGIQKNDKITTIEGIGENKLSVVQKAWIEEQVPQCGYCQSGQIMSAVALLKSNPDPSDTDIDAAMSGNLCRCGTYDRIRKAIHRAAEEMKVSSNGIGKVGKNEVIAKP; encoded by the coding sequence ATGGCTCTATATAATTTAACCGTAAACAACAAAAAAGTCAGGGTTGACGTCGAACCCGACATGCCGCTGCTCTGGGTAATCCGGGATTTTGCGGATTTGAAAGGGACAAAGTTCGGGTGCGGCATGGCACTTTGCGGCGCTTGCACCATACACCTGAATGGTCAGCCGGTAAGGTCTTGCCAGCTTCCTGTATCCGGCATACAGAAGAATGACAAGATTACCACGATTGAGGGTATAGGCGAAAACAAGCTCAGCGTGGTACAAAAAGCCTGGATCGAAGAGCAGGTTCCCCAATGCGGGTACTGCCAGTCGGGCCAGATTATGTCTGCCGTGGCCTTGCTGAAATCCAATCCCGACCCGTCTGACACGGATATTGATGCCGCCATGAGCGGTAACCTTTGCCGCTGCGGTACTTATGACCGCATCCGGAAAGCGATTCACCGGGCCGCAGAAGAAATGAAAGTTTCCTCGAACGGCATTGGTAAGGTGGGTAAAAATGAAGTTATCGCTAAACCCTAG
- a CDS encoding xanthine dehydrogenase family protein molybdopterin-binding subunit, whose protein sequence is MENSKTSRRNFLRASGLTSFGLALGVTGFARDAALKKITPAILRLEINPFIIIDTAGGITLVNPRPDMGQGSTQAVPSLLAEELEVDLAKVKIVQSDGQGKYGSQTSGGSSSVRELWEPIRKAGAAAKEMLIEAGAKKWGVPVSECTAEDGKVLHKASGKSLTYGELADDASRLEIPKNPRLKEPKDFRIIGKYNKRLDVPERVTGKAVYGIDVDVPGMVYASILHSPGIHSRIVSIDDSETKKIKGVLQVIRTERTMPHTTSEAVAVVATNWWAALKGKKALQVQWDSTANGQLVDTAAYVSQMHEAAKKNGINFEEKGDFTARYATAAQKLEANYETPFLAHAPIEPENAIAHVKEDGSVEIWAPVQGPDWTIRDVSGYLKVKPEQVKINVALLGGAFGRKAYHDFVLEACHLSKAVKKPVKVIWTREDDISQGPYRPGMLSHMQGFVEDGKITGYHHHAIGESIVGQVFKGLKEDEADPWLSEEISTGNNKYEFGSASKISYTHVKTDIPIVWWRSVYASNFGWGQECFIDELAALAGKDPLQARKDILSDERFRKVLDTLAEKAGWDEKLPQGSGKGLAVFKSFNSISACCITVSKKDTGVKIDKVVSVIDCGYYVNPDNVKAQTEGNIVMGLTAAIKDGITFSNGACDQSNFHQYNLLRLNETPKIEVHIVDSGSAPGGVGEPGLPPIAPALGNAIFAATGKRLRKLPFDIQRLG, encoded by the coding sequence TTGGAAAATAGCAAAACATCAAGACGAAATTTTCTGCGCGCTTCCGGACTTACTTCGTTTGGTCTCGCACTGGGCGTGACCGGCTTTGCCCGGGATGCTGCATTGAAAAAGATTACCCCGGCCATTCTCCGGCTGGAAATCAATCCATTTATCATCATCGACACCGCAGGTGGTATTACACTCGTGAACCCGCGGCCGGATATGGGGCAGGGCTCCACGCAGGCAGTACCTTCCCTGCTCGCGGAAGAGCTGGAAGTGGATCTGGCAAAAGTAAAGATCGTACAGAGTGACGGGCAGGGTAAATACGGCAGTCAAACCTCGGGCGGCAGCAGCTCGGTACGGGAGCTCTGGGAGCCGATCCGCAAGGCAGGTGCCGCAGCGAAGGAAATGCTGATTGAGGCAGGGGCTAAAAAATGGGGCGTGCCCGTATCGGAATGTACTGCCGAGGACGGGAAGGTACTGCATAAAGCCAGTGGAAAAAGCCTGACCTACGGAGAGCTGGCCGACGATGCATCCCGGCTCGAAATTCCTAAAAATCCCAGGCTCAAAGAGCCTAAGGATTTCAGGATCATTGGTAAATACAACAAGCGCCTGGACGTGCCTGAGCGCGTGACGGGTAAGGCTGTTTACGGCATCGACGTGGATGTGCCGGGGATGGTATATGCAAGTATTCTGCACTCACCGGGCATTCACAGCAGGATCGTGTCCATTGATGATTCCGAAACAAAAAAGATCAAAGGGGTATTGCAGGTGATCCGTACAGAGCGGACGATGCCGCATACCACTTCCGAGGCAGTAGCCGTAGTTGCCACCAACTGGTGGGCTGCATTGAAAGGAAAAAAAGCATTGCAGGTACAATGGGACAGTACAGCAAATGGTCAGCTTGTAGACACGGCTGCGTATGTGAGTCAGATGCATGAGGCAGCGAAAAAGAATGGGATTAATTTTGAAGAAAAAGGTGACTTTACGGCCAGGTATGCCACTGCGGCACAAAAGCTGGAAGCAAATTATGAAACACCGTTCCTGGCCCATGCACCCATTGAACCTGAAAATGCGATTGCACATGTAAAGGAAGATGGATCTGTCGAAATATGGGCACCGGTTCAGGGACCTGATTGGACCATCCGCGACGTAAGCGGCTACCTGAAAGTGAAACCTGAGCAGGTGAAAATCAATGTGGCATTGCTGGGAGGGGCATTTGGCAGGAAAGCGTACCACGACTTTGTGCTGGAAGCCTGTCATCTTTCAAAGGCTGTGAAAAAGCCTGTGAAGGTAATATGGACGAGGGAGGATGATATCAGCCAGGGACCTTACCGGCCGGGAATGCTCAGCCACATGCAGGGTTTTGTTGAAGACGGAAAAATTACCGGCTATCATCATCACGCGATCGGCGAATCCATAGTAGGGCAGGTGTTCAAGGGATTAAAAGAAGACGAGGCTGATCCCTGGCTGAGTGAGGAGATTAGCACAGGTAACAATAAATACGAGTTTGGGTCGGCTTCCAAAATCAGTTATACACATGTAAAAACAGACATTCCGATTGTTTGGTGGAGGTCGGTATATGCGTCCAACTTTGGGTGGGGCCAGGAATGTTTTATAGACGAGCTGGCTGCGTTAGCCGGCAAAGACCCACTGCAGGCCAGGAAAGATATCCTGTCTGATGAAAGGTTCCGGAAAGTACTGGATACCCTGGCCGAAAAAGCCGGCTGGGATGAAAAGTTGCCGCAGGGTTCGGGAAAAGGACTGGCAGTTTTTAAATCATTCAATAGTATTTCCGCTTGTTGTATTACTGTTTCAAAAAAAGATACAGGCGTAAAGATTGATAAGGTAGTGTCGGTGATTGACTGTGGCTATTACGTAAACCCGGACAATGTGAAGGCGCAGACGGAAGGCAACATTGTGATGGGACTTACGGCTGCCATAAAAGACGGTATCACTTTTTCAAACGGAGCCTGCGATCAAAGCAATTTTCACCAGTACAACCTGTTGAGGCTCAATGAAACTCCCAAAATAGAAGTACATATTGTAGACAGCGGTTCCGCACCGGGCGGAGTGGGAGAGCCGGGACTGCCTCCCATTGCACCTGCATTGGGTAATGCAATCTTTGCTGCTACCGGTAAGAGGCTCCGCAAGCTGCCGTTCGATATACAGCGTTTAGGATAA